Proteins co-encoded in one Cydia strobilella chromosome 14, ilCydStro3.1, whole genome shotgun sequence genomic window:
- the LOC134747434 gene encoding uncharacterized protein LOC134747434, whose translation MASTSANVMFGSSLNFDHRIHEWSIFKSKLFQFCTVNDINETSDKSQVKRRAVLLSALSEDTYRILRDLVAQKEVDVAEYKVLLEHLDAHFTPKKSTFAERYTFYKAEQRPSEELPDWAARVRSLAQYCGFKSELDNVLRDRFVLGLENVKEKEKLFAESVDTLTFSKAIELAQSVRCARLALKKTQQSVPETPVFTVNTSRTQRNPRASLESCEVCGYKNHAKEQCRFINYTCQKCKQKGHLKKMCKSKVRRNYFIAEEDNDIIQDLTN comes from the coding sequence ATGGCTTCAACAAGTGCAAACGTAATGTTCGGCAGCAGTCTCAATTTTGACCATCGGATTCACGAATGGAGCATTTTCAAGAGCAAATTGTTTCAATTCTGTactgttaatgacattaatgaaaCATCGGACAAGTCACAAGTGAAACGGAGGGCCGTGTTATTGTCGGCTTTATCCGAAGATACCTACCGCATTCTTCGGGATTTAGTGGCACAAAAGGAGGTTGACGTCGCGGAATACAAGGTCTTGTTAGAACATCTTGACGCTCATTTCACGCCCAAGAAGAGTACTTTTGCGGAACGTTACACTTTCTACAAGGCTGAACAGCGTCCAAGTGAAGAATTGCCAGATTGGGCCGCGCGAGTGCGTAGCCTGGCCCAATACTGTGGTTTTAAATCGGAGCTAGACAATGTGTTACGTGACAGGTTCGTCTTAGGGTTGGAGAAcgtgaaagaaaaagaaaaattatttgCCGAAAGCGTTGACACTTTGACGTTTAGCAAGGCTATAGAATTAGCGCAAAGTGTACGTTGTGCGAGATTAGCGTTGAAAAAAACGCAACAGTCGGTGCCCGAAACTCCAGTGTTTACCGTAAATACGTCGCGCACGCAACGTAACCCTCGTGCTAGTTTGGAAAGTTGTGAAGTTTGCGGCTACAAAAATCATGCTAAAGAACAGTgtcgttttattaattatacgtGTCAAAAGTGTAAACAGAAGGGACATTTAAAGAAAATGTGCAAGTCCAAAGTGCGAAGGAATTATTTTATAGCAGAGGAGGATAACGATATTATTCAAG